GCTGCTTGCGCCGTAGCCGAGCAACTGCATTTCGCCGTCAAAATCCGCATCACGCGTCATCACGAAAAATGCGGCCGCTTCACCGATATTAATGCCGTTGCGGTTGGCGGAAAAAGGCTTGGCGATGCCGTCTGAAAGCACTTCCAAAGAGGCAAAACCATTAATCGTCAGCGGTGAAAGCGTATCCGCGCCGCCGCAAATCACGGCATCACACAATCCGGCACGAAGCAGCCGGGCTGCGCTGATAAGGGCGCGTGCGCCGGAAGTGCAGGCGGTGGAGACGGTATAGCGCAAGCCGTCCAGACCGTAAACTTGGGCAATAAATTCGGAGGGCGAAGCCATGGTGTGTTGCAGCTGTTTGAACGAAACATCCGTCCACTCACCACCTTGGACAACGTGTTGGAACAAAGGGATATTTTCATCTGCGCCACTGGTGGACGTACCGGTAACGACAGCAACCCTTTCTTTGCCGTAACGGGCAATGGCCGTCTGAATCAGTCCGTCTATTTGCGAAAGCGCGTGCAGGATAAGCTGGTTGTTGCGGCTGCGATGCGCTTCAGGAATGCTATCGGGCAGAGGCATCAGGGTTTCTTTGACTGCACCAAAAGCATGCGTTTTGCCTTTTACCCATTGGTCTGAAAAAGTCAGGGGTGTGTTTTCAGACGGCGTGAGTAAGGAATCGGCATGAACTTGCAAGCCGCTGCCCAATGCGCTGGTCAGTGCCGGACGGCTGAGATAAACAGGAGTATTCATGAATTAGTCTTCTGCAATCGGGCTGACCGTCCAGAAAGTTTGGTCGGGGAAGCCGATGAGGAATTGTTCGGAATGGTGGGCGACACACCACAAATCACGCTCGCGGTAGCTGAACACCGCACCTTTGCCGTCAGGGCAGAAGCCTTGATGGGAGGCGTTTTGTTGGCGTGCTTCAGGGTAAAGCGTGGCGGCGTGTTCGGCGGCCAAAAGCGGCAACAAGGCGGCAAACAGTCGGCGCGAAGAGGCATTGGGCATCACAAAGCCGTCATTTTTCCAGCCTTTGGTGTTGACCGATTGACGAGATACCGGTGCCCCCAGTGCATCGGTTTGGACAAAGCGAATGCCGTCTGAATGAGGTTCGACTGCCAAGAGATTGGTTTGAACGGTTTGCCCCGCCGCATTGGTCTGCTCAAGTTTGAACCATTGGCCTTCTTTGGAAAGCGGCGGCAGCGTTTGCGGATGGGGGAGCGAGGTCGCGCATGCGGAAAGCAGCAGTGCGGCAAGCAAAGGGATAAATCGCATAAGGTTTTATCTATCGGTCAAAATATTTAATGGTGTGGATGAAGTTTCAGACGGCCTGTTCTGTTTTCAGTCTAGGTCGTCTGAAAGGCATTCGTCCTTATTCTACCTTCAAATCGCCCACCAATGCGGCAAGTGTGGACAAGCGTTGCTCGGATTTTTCCACGAATGGATTGTTCGTGTCCCAAGCGTAGCCTGCCAGAATAGACGAAATCATACGGCTGATTTCAGGACTGCGGTTAGGCGCGTAGATGGCATTTTGGAAGCGGAAATCGTACCAACCGTTTACATAAGTACGGAACGCGTTCACGCCGATCATCAGTTGGTCGGCAAATTCGGTTTGCCAATCGACGGCTTCGCCTTTGAGCTGTTTGCCCAACAAATCGGCAGCCAGTTTGGCAGAGTGCAGGGCAATGGTCACGCCGGAGGAGAAGACTGGGTCGAGGAATTCGGCGGCGTTGCCCAAAAGTGCGAAATGTTTGCCGTATAAGGTTTTTACGTTGGCAGAGTAGCCTTGGATAGAGCGGAACGGAAAGTCGTTTTCCCAAACGGCTTTATCCAAAATTTCCGCCAGCATCGGGCATTCGTACACAAATTTTTTCAACACGGCTTCTGATTCGCCGACCAGTTTGTCGGGCGTGCCGACAACGCCGATGGAGCAGCGGTTGTCGCCGAAAGGAATCAGCCAAATCCAGACATCGCGATGTTCAGGATGCGTGTTGATCAGGATTTTGTTGCGGTCGAATTTCGGGCTGGTGATGTTGTCGTCAATATGCGTGAAGTGGGCTTGGCGCGGAGGCAGCTCGGACGGGCTTTCCAAATCTAAAAGGCGGGGCAGGACACGGCCGTAACCGCTGGCATCCAAAACGAATTTGGCAGTCAGTTCATAGTTTTCGCCTGTATCGGTTGCAACGCTCAAACGTGCCATATCGCCACTGTTGTCAAACGCGGTTACGCCATGTCCGAAGCGGACATCGACACCTTGTTTTGCCGCTTCATCAATCAGGATTTTGTCGAAGATGCCGCGGCGCACTTGATAAATAGTGCCGGGGCCGTCTGAAAATTTTTCAGTAAAGTTGAAATCTGTGTAACGGCTGCCCCATGAAAACGCAGCACCGTCTTTAAATTGAAAGCTGGGCTCGGCATGCACTGCGTCGGCAAAACCGGCTTCTTCCAACATTTCCATGCAATGCGGCAACAGGCTTTCGCCGATGACAAAGCGCGGGAAATGTTGTTTTTCCAATACGCAAACTTTAAAGCCTTGTTTGTTCAGCAAAGCAGAAGCAACCGAACCTGAAGGGCCTGCGCCGATAACGGCAACGTCAAATTCTACGGACATTTGAAAATACCTTTGATTTTAATGATAAATAATGTTTAAACCAGCGTCTGAAGTTTTTCAGACGGCCTCTTACAACGTGACGATAGAAGTTGAAACAAAATATCGCTTCAATTTCAATCGTCTTTATTTTTTGTCTAATTTTTCAACAATGTGCCTGCCAGCCAAATATTGAAAGCTACGCCGATGGTAACCGTCATGCCGAACGCGGCAACGGCGGGCGTGCTGCTGATGGCGAGCAGGGCAAAGGAAATGGCAGTCGTCGCGGCGGCAAGCAGCATGCCGCCTAATTTTGCCGGCGCGCTGTGGTGTGCGGTGGCGGCATAGACGGCATAGTCCACGCCGATGGCGGATACTAAAAGCAGGCCGAACATGGCAAACAGGCTGACGGGAATGCCGGCCAAACCGAGTACGGCAACGGTGCAGATGGCCGCGGCCAGCGGCACGGCAAGGATTTTGCTGCCGCGTTTGAAACCGAACATTTTCCATAAAAGCAGCCATGCCAAGGCATAGGAAGCCAGTTTCAACCATGCGGCCTGATTGCGCGTGTGGTGGAAAAGCTCGTTTAAGTGGGCGCGTTTGTCTGCCCAATGTACGCCGGAGACGTGTTGCACTGCGGCGCGTACGGCGGCTTCATCGGTCATGCCGTTCAAACGCACGACGGCAGCAAAACGGCCTGCTTCCACTTCGCCCAAATACAAGGAACGCCAAGCTTCTGCCAAATTGGTATTCAGGCCGTCCGAAAGCGACAATGGTTGCGTATCGGCGGCTTGAAGCAGGGCATCGCGCACAGTTTTGCGCGGAATACCGATTTCGGTAA
The sequence above is a segment of the Neisseria perflava genome. Coding sequences within it:
- a CDS encoding NAD(P)/FAD-dependent oxidoreductase, with protein sequence MSVEFDVAVIGAGPSGSVASALLNKQGFKVCVLEKQHFPRFVIGESLLPHCMEMLEEAGFADAVHAEPSFQFKDGAAFSWGSRYTDFNFTEKFSDGPGTIYQVRRGIFDKILIDEAAKQGVDVRFGHGVTAFDNSGDMARLSVATDTGENYELTAKFVLDASGYGRVLPRLLDLESPSELPPRQAHFTHIDDNITSPKFDRNKILINTHPEHRDVWIWLIPFGDNRCSIGVVGTPDKLVGESEAVLKKFVYECPMLAEILDKAVWENDFPFRSIQGYSANVKTLYGKHFALLGNAAEFLDPVFSSGVTIALHSAKLAADLLGKQLKGEAVDWQTEFADQLMIGVNAFRTYVNGWYDFRFQNAIYAPNRSPEISRMISSILAGYAWDTNNPFVEKSEQRLSTLAALVGDLKVE
- a CDS encoding beta-ketoacyl-ACP synthase, with product MNTPVYLSRPALTSALGSGLQVHADSLLTPSENTPLTFSDQWVKGKTHAFGAVKETLMPLPDSIPEAHRSRNNQLILHALSQIDGLIQTAIARYGKERVAVVTGTSTSGADENIPLFQHVVQGGEWTDVSFKQLQHTMASPSEFIAQVYGLDGLRYTVSTACTSGARALISAARLLRAGLCDAVICGGADTLSPLTINGFASLEVLSDGIAKPFSANRNGINIGEAAAFFVMTRDADFDGEMQLLGYGASSDAYHMSSPRPDGLGAAQSFQAALDKAGLKAEEIGWINLHGTGTQHNDSMESRAVAEVFGSHTLCTSTKPSTGHTLGAAGAIEAAFAWLMVNRQYNPEGKLPPQQWDNVPDSELPNIALTDENSRWPSEKRIAASSSFAFGGSNAVLIIG